From the Lepus europaeus isolate LE1 chromosome 12, mLepTim1.pri, whole genome shotgun sequence genome, one window contains:
- the ABITRAM gene encoding protein Abitram isoform X1: protein MATELPAGELAVPSLVDRYFTRWYKTDVKGKPCEDHCILQHSNRICVITLAGSHPVLQSGKTIKSISYQISTNCSRLQNKVSGKFKRGAQFLTEFAPLCKIYCSDGEEYTISSCVRGRLMEVNENILHEPSILQEKPSTEGYIAVVLPKFEESKSITEGLLTQKQYEEVVLKRVDAATATS, encoded by the exons ATGGCTACCGAGCTGCCGGCCGGCGAGCTGGCCGTGCCTTCGCTGGTGGATCGTTACTTCACTCGCTGGTACAAAACGG atgTCAAAGGAAAACCTTGTGAGGACCACTGTATACTACAGCACTCTAACCG AATATGTGTCATCACATTGGCAGGATCTCATCCGGTTCTTCAAAGTGGAAAAACGATTAAGAGCATTTCCTATCAGATAAGTACCAACTGTAGCAGACTCCAGAACAAGGTCTCTGGGAAATTTAAGCGG GGGGCACAGTTTCTAACAGAATTCGCACCTCTGTGTAAGATTTACTGCTCAGATGGAGAAGAATATACCATATCCAG cTGTGTGAGAGGACGACTGATGGAAGTAAATGAAAACATTCTCCATGAGCCATCTATTCTTCAAGAAAAG CCATCTACTGAAGGTTACATTGCAGTTGTGTTACCCAAATTTGAAGAAAGCAAGAGCATAACAGAAGGCTTACTGACACAAAAACAGTACGAAGAAGTTGTGCTGAAACGCGTTGATGCTGCTACAGCTACATCATGA
- the ABITRAM gene encoding protein Abitram isoform X2, with product MSKENLVRTTVYYSTLTVFSPSRICVITLAGSHPVLQSGKTIKSISYQISTNCSRLQNKVSGKFKRGAQFLTEFAPLCKIYCSDGEEYTISSCVRGRLMEVNENILHEPSILQEKPSTEGYIAVVLPKFEESKSITEGLLTQKQYEEVVLKRVDAATATS from the exons atgTCAAAGGAAAACCTTGTGAGGACCACTGTATACTACAGCACTCTAACCG TCTTTTCTCCTTCTAGAATATGTGTCATCACATTGGCAGGATCTCATCCGGTTCTTCAAAGTGGAAAAACGATTAAGAGCATTTCCTATCAGATAAGTACCAACTGTAGCAGACTCCAGAACAAGGTCTCTGGGAAATTTAAGCGG GGGGCACAGTTTCTAACAGAATTCGCACCTCTGTGTAAGATTTACTGCTCAGATGGAGAAGAATATACCATATCCAG cTGTGTGAGAGGACGACTGATGGAAGTAAATGAAAACATTCTCCATGAGCCATCTATTCTTCAAGAAAAG CCATCTACTGAAGGTTACATTGCAGTTGTGTTACCCAAATTTGAAGAAAGCAAGAGCATAACAGAAGGCTTACTGACACAAAAACAGTACGAAGAAGTTGTGCTGAAACGCGTTGATGCTGCTACAGCTACATCATGA